The following are encoded together in the Lathyrus oleraceus cultivar Zhongwan6 chromosome 3, CAAS_Psat_ZW6_1.0, whole genome shotgun sequence genome:
- the LOC127129689 gene encoding uncharacterized protein LOC127129689 produces the protein MEEHAQEMDRVNNELADLRGNVGTIMELLQVINAKMDTQPTVVFEINTTAAVDPPVVSVENPFPYGLSQSFIHPPVVTSVQQTMPVAQSGQQAMSVIQNVQQTVPLVPEPPKVVPTFTQANVHTRVQPYLNEPVYEILDDNDEGYQPRDRLREEVVTIDKRLRKMEGDQIFGAAARDICLVSGLVIPPKFKTPNFDCYEGTTCPKSHLIMYYRRMAAHVENDKLMIHCFQDSLKGASSKWYLTLDQSRIKSFQDLSDAFIKHYKYNMDLAPDRRQILSMTQKNSETFKEYAQRWREIASQVEPPLTDKELADWFVDTVRPEFYERMVGSVTTNFADIVAVGVKLN, from the coding sequence ATGGAAGAGCACGCTCAAGAGATGGATCGCGTTAACAACGAGCTAGCAGACCTTCGAGGGAATGTAGGAACAATTATGGAACTACTTCAGGTTATCAATGCAAAGATGGATACTCAGCCTACTGTGGTTTTTGAGATCAACACTACCGCTGCCGTAGATCCGCCGGTTGTTTCAGTTGAGAACCCGTTTCCTTATGGTCTTTCGCAGAGTTTCATACATCCGCCTGTTGTTACGTCAGTTCAACAAACTATGCCGGTTGCACAAAGTGGTCAACAAGCCATGTCGGTTATACAGAACGTTCAACAGACTGTGCCTTTGGTTCCCGAGCCTCCAAAGGTGGTCCCTACCTTCACACAAGCTAATGTCCATACTCGGGTGCAGCCTTATCTTAATGAGCCTGTTTATGAAATTCTGGATGATAATGATGAAGGTTACCAGCCGCGTGATAGGCTCCGCGAGGAGGTTGTTACTATTGATAAAAGATTAAGAAAGATGGAAGGAGACCAGATCTTTGGTGCTGCTGCTAGAGACATCTGTTTGGTTTCCGGTTTAGTTATTCCGCCAAAGTTCAAGACTCCGAACTTTGACTGCTATGAAGGGACTACATGTCCGAAAAGCCATTTGATAATGTACTACCGTAGGATGGCTGCCCACGTGGAAAATGACAAGTTGATGATCCACTGTTTTCAAGACAGTCTGAAAGGTGCCTCGTCGAAGTGGTATTTAACATTGGACCAATCTCGCATCAAGTCTTTTCAAGATTTGTCTGACGCTTTCATTAAGCActataagtacaacatggactTGGCTCCTGACAGGAGACAAATTTTGAGTATGACGCAGAAAAATTCTGAAACctttaaggaatacgcccagcGATGGAGGGAAATTGCTTCCCAAGTTGAACCTCCATTGACTGATAAAGAATTAGCTGACTGGTTTGTTGACACCGTTCGTCCTGAGTTCTACGAAAGGATGGTGGGTAGTGTAACCACGAATTTCGCTGATATTGTTGCTGTTGGAGTAAAGTTGAATTAG
- the LOC127129691 gene encoding uncharacterized protein LOC127129691, whose product MDYNKRNTLKYSFKNFKLDDLRKLGALVEDQERFKDKYGRLLSLLRIQVKDGLLSTLLQFYDPDYHCFTFPDYQLLPTLEEYSQLLGLPIMDKSPFPFLEKDPKEEDIAKAICLKVSDIKGNMIAKGGTVGLPTHFLIKKAQYYADHLSMPTFETILALLIYGMLLFPSFEGFVDINAIKIFMKNNPVPTLLGNTYHSIHLRNFHGRGMITCCVPLLYKWFISHLPKSFLSLDKGFWSPRVMALTHSNIVWYNRVYDGILIIDSCGDFANVPLLGFNGGINYNPVLARRQLGYPLKEPPKSVHVEKSSLRVTRNFKIRLYPLGVICTRRAKKVWESRIVCPWNLIFVGSGKEPSS is encoded by the coding sequence ATGGATTACAATAAGAGAAACACCTTGAAATACTCTTTTAAGAATTTTAAGTTGGATGACCTAAGGAAGCTAGGAGCTTTGGTTGAAGATCAAGAGAGGTTCAAGGACAAGTACGGAAGGCTATTATCCTTATTGAGAATCCAAGTGAAGGATGGGCTTCTTTCTACGTTactacagttctatgatccggatTACCATTGTTTCACGTTCCCAGATTATCAGCTATTACCTACCTTAGAAGAGTACTCTCAGTTGCTGGGGTTACCTATTATGGATAAGTCTCCGTTCCCTTTCTTAGAGAAGGACCCTAAAGAGGAAGACATTGCTAAAGCCATATGCTTAAAGGTGTCCGACATCAAAGGCAACATGATCGCCAAAGGCGGAACTGTAGGGTTACCTACGCATTTCTTAATCAAGAAAGCCCAATATTATGCCGATCATTTAAGCATGCCTACCTTTGAAACAATCCTTGCTTTGCTTATTTATGGAATGCTACTCTTCCCAAGTTTTGAAGGATTCGTTGACATTAACGCCATCAAAATATTCATGAAGAACAATCCAGTACCAACGTTATTGGGTAACACTTATCATTCCATACATCTCCGGAATTTTCATGGTCGAGGAATGATCACCTGTTGTGTGCCTTTattatacaagtggtttatttcgcacttgcccAAGTCTTTTTTGAGTCTTGACAAGGGATTTTGGTCACCAAGGGTCATGGCGCTGACACACTCGAACATCGTTTGGTataatcgtgtgtatgatggaATACTAATTATTGACAGCTGTGGAGACTTTGCCAACGTACCTTTACTTGGTTTTAAtggaggaatcaactacaatccagTCCTAGCTCGCCGACAGTTAGGGTATCCCTTGAAAGAACCGCCTAAAAGTGTTCATGTGGAGAAATCTTCTTTAAGGGTGACAAGGAACTTCAAGATCAGATTGTATCCGCTTGGCGTCATTTGCACAAGAAGGGCAAAGAAAGTTTGGGAAAGCCGAATTGTGTGTCCATGGAACCTTATCTTCGTTGGGTCCGGGAAAGAGCCATCAAGCTGA